One window of Streptomyces sp. FIT100 genomic DNA carries:
- the kdpF gene encoding K(+)-transporting ATPase subunit F, which yields MSVENVVGLIVAVCLLGCLVAALINPEKF from the coding sequence ATGAGTGTGGAGAACGTGGTCGGACTCATCGTCGCCGTCTGTCTGCTCGGCTGTCTCGTGGCCGCCCTCATCAACCCGGAGAAGTTCTGA